GATCTTAGCGCAGCGTCATTGTGCGCTGCACACATAACGCGCGAATCGGCATGTTCGCGCAAATGCTTTTTTTGCAATCGCGAAAGGATGTCGCGCAATCGTCCTCTAAGTAGCGAAGCCGGCGAGATATTCTTCTATCCGCGCCGGATCGAAAACCCGCCCATCGAAGAATCGATCGGGACCCAATGTCAGGGTTCCGCTGCTCGAACCGACCGGAAGCGGAGTCGACAACGAGCCTTCCAGCTTCATGCTGGCGCCGGGCATCGGCAGGCCGCTGGCCCCCAGCGCGCGCCGGTAGACGTCGGAACGGAAGACGTTGCCAGCGATCTGTTCATTCTCGGCGCTGGCCTTGATGAAGCCCCAGCGGACGAACTGGGAATAGATCCACAGCGCCTGGCTGCGCCACGGAAAGCCGGCCGCCTCGCGATGGAAGATCATCGCGTCGGGCACATCGGCGAGCGGGGCTCCGGCGCGCACCGGAAAGCGCCCGCTGAGGCTCGGCAGGATGATCCTGGGATCGAGGTTGATATATTCGGGGGCGGACAGCAGCCGTGCCAGTTCCTCGCGATTCCCGGGCTCGTCGCACCACGCGGCAGCGGCGGACAGGGCGACGATCAGCCGGTCGACGATCTCGGGATTGGCCTCCATCCATTCCTCACGGAAGGCCAGCAGCTTCTCCACGCCGCGCTGCCAGATGCGCGCGCTCACCATCACCGTCTCGGCCAGGCCCTGGTCCACGGCGACCAGCCCCCACGGCGAACCCGCGATATAGCCGTCGATCTCGCCCGCCCGCAGCGCGTCGGACATGAAGGAGGGGGGCAGCACCGGCATCGAGACGTCGCGATCGGGATCGATACCGGCCGAGGCCAGCCAGTAGCGCAGGGTGAGCGCGTGGCTCGACAGCCGGTGCACCATGCCGATGATCGGCTTGCGCCGGTACAGCCCGATCGCTGAGGCGAAATCATGCGCTGTCGCCAGCGGATCCTCAAGCCGGCGGATCGGATCGGGATCGAGCGCCTGCGCGAACTCGGTTCCCATCACGAAGATGTTGCCGTTGACGTTCAGCTTGAACGGCGCCGCCAGCGCGCAGCGATGCTGGCTGATTCCCAGCGTCACCCCCACCGCCAGCGGCGCCAGCAGATGCGCGGCCTCGGCCTGGCCGTAGACCAGCCTGTCGCGGGTCTCCGCCCAACTGGTGGTGCGGATCAGGCGCAGGTCGAAGCCGGCTTCGGCGGCGAACCCCTTCTCCTTCGCCGCGACCAGGACGGCGCAGTCGGTCAGCGGAAGGAACGCGATCGAGATCGGGGTCAAGACTTTCCTCCCAACAGGTCGCTGGCGGTGATCAGCGCCTCGGCTACCTCGATGATGCGGCGGCTCTGGTTCATCGCCGTGCTGCGCAGCAGCGAATAGGCGTCGGCTTCGGACAGGTTGCGGCTCTCCATCAGGATCGCCTTGGCGCGGTCGATGGTCTTGCGCTCGGCCAGCGCGGTGCGCGCCTCGTTGAGCTCGGCCTGCATGCTGGCAAAGGCCCGGAAGCGGCGGATGGCCAGGTCGAGCACGGGCTTGACCCGCTCCTTGCGCAGCCCGTCGACGACATAGGCCGAAACGCCGGCATCGATCGCGGCGCCGATCATCGTCTCGTCGGACTGGTCGACGAACATCGCGATCGGGCGGGCGAGCGCGCGGCTCACCGCCAGCATCTCCTCCAGCGTGTCGCGGCTCGGGCTGCCCAGGTCCATCAGTACGACGTCTGGCGCCATGCGCTCGAGCTTGGCGACCCAGGCGCCGTGCGGCGGGACGACATGGATATCGTCATAGCCCGCCTCGCGCAGGCCATCCTCCAGGACGGTCGCGCGTAAGCCGCTGTCATCGACGATCACGATTCGCAATGCGGGCCCCTTCGCATCCAGATCGGGGGACGGCCTATGGGGCAGCTGGGGGATTGTTGCAATGCACTATCGGTGTCGGCATTGGCCGCCCACGGATTTTTCGCTCGGCATGTCACAGCCGCCGGCCCCATCTCGTCATGTCATCGGAACCCATGAAGGAGCCGATATCATGACTGCCATTCTCGATCCCTATGCCGCCGCACCCGCGCTGATGAAGAGCTGGACGAGCCTCTCCTTCGCCATCGGCTCCAGCCTGGAGCCGAGCCTGATTGAATTGGTGAAGATCCGTGCCTCGCAGATCAACGGCTGCGCCAATTGCATCAACATGCACACGCTCGATGCCCGCGCGATGGGCGAGACAGAGCAGCGCATCCATCTGTTGACGGCGTGGCGTGAGGCCCCCTTCTACAGCGACCGCGAGCGTGCCGCGCTGGCCTGGACGGAAGCGTTGACACGGCTCTCCGAAGGGCACAGCCATGAAGCGGCCCATGCGGCGCTCGCGGCGCAGTTCAGCGAGGAGGAGCAGGTGAACCTCACCCTGATGATCAACATCATCAACGGCTGGAACCGGATCGCGGTGGGCTTCGGCCTCTGGTATGATCACAAGCCGGCGAAGGCCGCGGCGTGACGGCCGGCGCCGCGTCCGATGCCGTGGCGGATTTCGATCCGCTGCGGCCCCGGTTGGTCCGGGTCGCCTATCGCATGCTCGGTTCTGTCGCCGATGCCGAGGATGTGGTGCAGGAGGCCTTCATCCGCTGGATGGCGGCCGACCGCGCGGCGGTGCGCGAGCCCGAGGCGTTCCTGCGCCGCACCGTGACGCGGCTCTGCCTCGACCAGCTGAAATCGGCGCGGCACCGGCGCGAGGTCTATGTCGGCCCCTGGCTGCCCGAACCCGTCGTCGAGGAGGATGAGGAGGCGGAGGACGTTACCCTGCCGCTGATGCTCGCGCTCGAACGGCTGTCGCCGCTCGAACGGGCGGCCTTCCTGCTCCACGATGTGTTCGGCCTCGATTTCGAGGAGGTCGGCGCGACGATCGGCCGCGATCCCGCCGCCTGCCGCCAGCTCGCGTCACGCGCCCGCGCCCACGTCCAGGCGGGGCGGCCGCGTTTCCAGGTCGAACGGAAGCGTGGGCTGGAACTGGCCGAAGCCTTCTTCGCCGCCTCG
The sequence above is drawn from the Rhizorhabdus dicambivorans genome and encodes:
- a CDS encoding CmpA/NrtA family ABC transporter substrate-binding protein, yielding MTPISIAFLPLTDCAVLVAAKEKGFAAEAGFDLRLIRTTSWAETRDRLVYGQAEAAHLLAPLAVGVTLGISQHRCALAAPFKLNVNGNIFVMGTEFAQALDPDPIRRLEDPLATAHDFASAIGLYRRKPIIGMVHRLSSHALTLRYWLASAGIDPDRDVSMPVLPPSFMSDALRAGEIDGYIAGSPWGLVAVDQGLAETVMVSARIWQRGVEKLLAFREEWMEANPEIVDRLIVALSAAAAWCDEPGNREELARLLSAPEYINLDPRIILPSLSGRFPVRAGAPLADVPDAMIFHREAAGFPWRSQALWIYSQFVRWGFIKASAENEQIAGNVFRSDVYRRALGASGLPMPGASMKLEGSLSTPLPVGSSSGTLTLGPDRFFDGRVFDPARIEEYLAGFAT
- a CDS encoding ANTAR domain-containing response regulator is translated as MRIVIVDDSGLRATVLEDGLREAGYDDIHVVPPHGAWVAKLERMAPDVVLMDLGSPSRDTLEEMLAVSRALARPIAMFVDQSDETMIGAAIDAGVSAYVVDGLRKERVKPVLDLAIRRFRAFASMQAELNEARTALAERKTIDRAKAILMESRNLSEADAYSLLRSTAMNQSRRIIEVAEALITASDLLGGKS
- a CDS encoding carboxymuconolactone decarboxylase family protein; protein product: MTAILDPYAAAPALMKSWTSLSFAIGSSLEPSLIELVKIRASQINGCANCINMHTLDARAMGETEQRIHLLTAWREAPFYSDRERAALAWTEALTRLSEGHSHEAAHAALAAQFSEEEQVNLTLMINIINGWNRIAVGFGLWYDHKPAKAAA
- a CDS encoding sigma-70 family RNA polymerase sigma factor — translated: MTAGAASDAVADFDPLRPRLVRVAYRMLGSVADAEDVVQEAFIRWMAADRAAVREPEAFLRRTVTRLCLDQLKSARHRREVYVGPWLPEPVVEEDEEAEDVTLPLMLALERLSPLERAAFLLHDVFGLDFEEVGATIGRDPAACRQLASRARAHVQAGRPRFQVERKRGLELAEAFFAASRSGDMSALGTLLAADVSMHADGGGKRSAAPEVLLGLDHVMKLHRALAVLYGKHGSALVRLGFINGLPGFVTREADGELQTTALDIEDGRIAAIYVVRNPDKLKHLH